One window from the genome of Nomascus leucogenys isolate Asia chromosome 12, Asia_NLE_v1, whole genome shotgun sequence encodes:
- the AKIRIN1 gene encoding akirin-1 yields MACGATLKRPMEFEAALLSPGSPKRRRCAPLPGPTPGLRPPDAEPPPPFQTQTPQQSLQQPAPPGSERRLPTPEQIFQNIKQEYSRYQRWRHLEVVLNQSEACASESQPHSSALTAPSSPGSSWMKKDQPTFTLRQVGIICERLLKDYEDKIREEYEQILNTKLAEQYESFVKFTHDQIMRRYGTRPTSYVS; encoded by the exons ATGGCGTGTGGGGCGACGCTGAAGCGGCCCATGGAGTTCGAGGCGGCGCTGCTGAGCCCCGGCTCCCCGAAGCGGCGGCGCtgcgcccctctgcccggccccacTCCGGGCCTCAGGCCCCCGGACGCCGAGCCGCCGCCGCCGTTTCAGACGCAGACCCCACAGCAGAGTCTGCAGCAGCCCGCCCCGCCCGGCAGCGAGCGGCGCCTTCCAACTCCGG agcAAATTTTTCAGAACATAAAACAAGAATATAGTCGTTATCAGAGGTGGAGACATTTAGAAGTTGTTCTTAATCAGAGTGAAGCTTGTGCTTCGGAAAGTCAACCTCACTCCTCAGCACTCACAGCACCTAGCTCTCCAG GTTCCTCATGGATGAAGAAGGACCAGCCCACCTTTACCCTCCGACAAGTTGGAATAATATGTGAGCGCCTCTTAAAAGACTATGAAGATAAAATTCGGGAGGAGTATGAGCAAATCCTCAATACCAAACTAGCAG AACAATATGAATCTTTTGTGAAATTCACACATGATCAGATTATGCGACGGTATGGGACAAGGCCAACAAGCT ATGTGTCCTGA